One window from the genome of Kluyveromyces marxianus DMKU3-1042 DNA, complete genome, chromosome 3 encodes:
- the TAD1 gene encoding tRNA-specific adenosine deaminase, with the protein MNMRTFADQVAETVIKGYNELSSKGKPCIRSNGVKEWTVLAGIVAVDDVAEEFRLLTIGTGLKATPDVELIRSQGRIVHDCHAEIVCLRAFNALLLKEFQNVKDGRDSFLVEQKAAEYFKIKEKWHFAMYISRIPCGDASMGVLVDADDAEIFDYDELDDDYAKKQYIDPEIHSIIRGRANYALRNVVRTKPGRADSNITLSKSCSDKLTMKQLTSLCNSLTWCLLDAPVYLNFVILPKRYENQVKRINETFLGRLKDRNSHNFEIQFCNIPFPDDKHTESQQPCFSSCLCLFSSIGKHSEIILNGVKLGFYVKGNKPLRKNCQSCISRYALWNEFKKIKTVPSELDYLSFKSSLVDRINIVTKAKKELSPCGWISTYRDTSI; encoded by the coding sequence ATGAATATGCGCACATTCGCTGACCAGGTTGCTGAAACCGTAATAAAGGGATATAATGAACTATCGTCAAAGGGAAAACCTTGTATAAGATCCAATGGTGTCAAAGAATGGACAGTTCTTGCCGGAATAGTCGctgttgatgatgttgCTGAGGAATTCAGATTGCTAACCATAGGAACCGGGTTAAAAGCAACTCCAGACGTGGAATTGATAAGAAgtcaaggaagaattgtACACGATTGTCATGCAGAAATAGTTTGTCTTCGTGCTTTTAATGCTCTACTTCTCAAAGAGTTCCAAAATGTAAAAGATGGGAGAGATTCTTTCCTAGTTGAACAAAAGGCCGCTGAATActtcaagatcaaagaaaagtgGCATTTTGCAATGTATATTTCTAGAATTCCTTGTGGTGATGCAAGTATGGGAGTATTAGTTGATGCTGATGATGCCGAAATATTTGATTACGATGAGTTAGACGATGACTATGCTAAGAAACAATATATCGATCCAGAAATCCACTCTATAATTAGAGGCCGAGCCAATTATGCCTTAAGGAATGTTGTCAGAACCAAACCTGGCCGTGCTGACTCAAATATCACCCTTTCAAAGTCATGTTCGGATAAATTGACGATGAAACAATTGACTTCACTTTGTAACTCATTAACTTGGTGTCTTCTTGACGCGCCTGTATACCTAAATTTTGTtattcttccaaaaagGTATGAAAATCAAGTGAAACGTATCAATGAGACGTTTTTAGGAAGATTGAAGGATAGGAACTCCCATAATTTTGAAATACAGTTTTGTAATATTCCATTTCCTGATGATAAACACACTGAATCACAGCAACCTTGTTTCAGTTCTTGTTTGTGTCTGTTCAGTTCAATTGGAAAGCATTCAGAAATCATACTAAATGGCGTTAAGCTCGGCTTCTATGTCAAGGGAAATAAACCTCTTCGCAAGAACTGTCAATCTTGCATAAGCAGATATGCTTTATGGAATGAGTttaaaaagataaaaactGTTCCTTCTGAACTTGattatctttctttcaaatcatCACTTGTTGATCGGATTAATATCGTAACGAAAGCGAAAAAGGAACTATCTCCCTGTGGATGGATATCGACCTACAGGGACACCTCTATATAG
- the RTF1 gene encoding RNA polymerase-associated protein: MSDLDDDLLALAGAGTDDEEEEFLSTSKKRSRKDASEGKRRRIMGDEDEDEDDDDEDDDGYMPRDRYENDDDGDEEEEAEEVPFPLEGKYKDEKDRERLELLPEMERESILFERSQLMQKYQERKLLRQHARSIKQQQQQQRQDSKSTRASGRSTRTTGHSDLKQSKLSELKKQRAKKSGNYEFSDNESDDSNDNYRDDRRDEYDDEDDEESIYDDEEDDYDLGYGKTKRRSHHTDEVEWAEDDNLDRDSSLEDYNKIQVGRSFAAKFCFYPEFNKIVEGCYGRVNIGKDKHTGNSMYRMVKIERVFLQKPYNMGKFFTNQYFGVTQGKDRKIFQMSFFSDSPITQPEYERYLHALEKSDLNQPTPYTLNNKSKVLNEFVSEPLTPKLMDDIVRNRMVFNKKLSGTNAVMEKQVLKEKLQFAKETGDQKSADKYATQLRSLEKRLSSYEKHHENDQSDIKTLGALTSKNRKMNIDRIRHAEIVKRENGINTVDAKRDPFSRLKTRTKIYYQEIQQEENEKAREEARKQLEVQQEAEEQKKKDLLLAKFRRLGGLEEIINSLDLQLHFDI; encoded by the coding sequence ATGTCTGATctagatgatgatttgttGGCATTGGCAGGTGCAGGAACAGATGACGAAGAGGAAGAGTTCCTATCAACTTCTAAGAAGCGTAGCAGAAAAGACGCTTCAGAAGGTAAGAGAAGACGGATAATGGGAGACGAAGATGAGGAcgaggatgatgatgatgaagatgatgatggcTATATGCCTAGAGACAGATATgagaatgatgatgatggggatgaggaagaagaagctgaagaagtcCCATTCCCATTGGAGGGAAAGTATAAAGATGAAAAGGATAGAGAAAGGCTAGAGCTACTACCTGAAATGGAAAGGGAATCCATTCTTTTCGAGAGATCTCAGCTGATGCAAAAATATCAAGAGCGTAAATTGTTGAGACAGCATGCCAGATCTATaaagcagcaacaacaacagcaaagACAAGATTCAAAGTCTACCCGTGCTTCTGGGAGATCCACAAGAACTACAGGGCATTCCGATCTTAAGCAATCAAAGCTTTCAGAGctcaagaaacaaagagcAAAGAAGAGTGGTAATTATGAGTTTTCTGATAACGAGTCTGACGACAGTAATGACAACTATCGGGATGACAGGAGGGACGAGTATGACGACgaggacgatgaagaatccatttatgatgatgaagaagacgattACGACTTAGGATATGGGAAGACTAAAAGACGTTCTCATCACACTGATGAAGTGGAATGGGCGGAAGATGATAATTTAGATAGAGATTCATCTCTCGAAGACTATAACAAAATTCAAGTCGGCCGTTCTTTTGCAGCAAAGTTCTGCTTTTATCCCgaattcaacaaaatagtCGAAGGATGCTATGGAAGGGTTAATATAGGCAAGGACAAACATACTGGTAACTCTATGTATCGTATGGTCAAGATCGAACGTGTGTTCCTGCAAAAGCCATATAATATGGGTAAGTTTTTTACTAATCAGTACTTTGGTGTTACCCAAGGTAAAGACCGTAAGATTTTTCAAATGAGCTTTTTCAGTGATAGTCCAATAACACAACCTGAGTATGAAAGGTATTTACACGCTTTAGAAAAATCTGACCTTAATCAGCCTACACCATATACGTTGAATAACAAATCTAAAGTGTTGAATGAGTTTGTATCTGAACCATTAACGCCTAAGTTGATGGATGATATTGTGCGCAATAGAATGGTTTTCAATAAGAAACTTTCAGGAACCAATGCTGTCATGGAAAAACAGGttctcaaagaaaaattgcAATTCGCTAAAGAAACTGGCGACCAGAAGAGCGCAGATAAATATGCAACTCAATTAAGGTCGCTCGAAAAGAGATTGAGCTCTTATGAAAAGCACCATGAGAACGATCAAAGCGATATAAAAACTCTAGGTGCATTAACTTCAAAGAACAGAAAAATGAATATTGACAGAATAAGACATGCCGAAATCgtgaaaagagagaatgGTATTAATACGGTGGACGCTAAAAGAGATCCATTTAGTCGATTGAAGACTAGGACTAAAATTTATTATCAAGAAAtccaacaagaagaaaacgagAAGGCTAGAGAAGAGGCAAGAAAGCAACTGGAGGTCCAACAAGAAGCCGAAgagcaaaaaaagaaagaccTATTACTTGCAAAGTTCAGGCGTCTCGGTGGTCTAGAAGAGATCATTAACTCTTTAGATTTACAATTACACTTTGATATCTAG
- the RMD8 gene encoding Rmd8p — MSGSDDGDISREVPLSRTMSRRSPSILVTDARFTKNRPSAPFAGLASGIKKPGILPKPIVSAGPSLSTDSKSNIRLRKKNRGYDVHGENKSSHNGRFSSVSMDNILLDVSDVPSGRRQERLSSSSFDMYPGYRQRGTHITKMINPLPARTSKTSQKLVLIPDEAHDNRNSNQFRKRAPKGQRARSATRAKSDKEFELPRITAYNVAEGFNLSSASQFLRQTHDVSPRLYDECLYVPYCLPLLPGKDGFRIKSNISKKTQGGKTIIESLIDSSERRDHHYEYFSGVETVEDMNNNYELDEGGVSNNLNPENIPDHLPNPQNNTSLSFDPSEPQYFAEENIGTNDVDALSQINGKTTLFQQQHAEIFIFNYGVVVFWNFTEIQEKNILGDISFSSFKNMVIKPLDEQDIEIESFHFEYDMETERPRIFNDIITLRSGDHLTALTLSHAIAQSVKLSRFEARIVPIFGSVSKLPKRLALFGTLGLKREQLLKKSGKLFKLRVDVNLSSSVLDTPEFFWSFEPSLHSLYAAMREYLEIDPRVQVLNDRCKVFLEFFDICVDSIAERNMARITWWFIAVIFTSVLISIVEILVRYFIIKKHTSI, encoded by the coding sequence ATGTCTGGCTCAGATGACGGAGATATAAGTCGGGAGGTTCCCTTGAGCCGAACAATGTCAAGAAGATCACCTAGTATATTAGTTACAGATGCCCGTTTTACAAAAAATCGTCCCTCTGCACCATTTGCAGGGCTCGCTTCTGGTATAAAGAAACCTGGAATACTTCCTAAGCCAATAGTATCTGCGGGACCTTCTCTCAGCACTGATTCCAAGAGTAATATAAGGCTTcgaaaaaagaatagagGGTACGACGTACATGGTGAAAATAAGAGTTCCCACAATGGTCGCTTTAGTTCAGTTTCTATGGATAATATTCTCTTGGATGTTAGCGATGTCCCTTCGGGTAGACGTCAGGAACGTTTATCCTCATCGTCCTTTGATATGTATCCTGGGTACAGGCAAAGAGGAACACATATCACTAAGATGATCAATCCTTTGCCAGCAAGAACGTCTAAGACATCTCAAAAATTGGTCCTAATTCCCGATGAAGCACATGATAATAGGAATTCCAATCAATTTAGAAAGCGTGCACCTAAGGGTCAAAGGGCGCGATCAGCTACAAGGGCAAAATCTGATAAGGAATTTGAACTGCCACGTATCACTGCATATAATGTTGCAGAAGGTTTTAACCTTTCGTCAGCATCTCAGTTCTTGAGACAAACGCATGACGTTTCGCCAAGGTTATACGATGAGTGTTTGTACGTACCGTACTGCCTTCCTTTACTCCCTGGAAAGGATGGATTCAGAATTAAATCtaatatatcaaagaaaactcAAGGGGGAAAGACAATTATAGAAAGTTTAATTGATAGTAGTGAGAGACGAGACCATCATTATGAGTACTTTTCTGGGGTCGAGACTGTTGAAGATATGAATAACAATTACGAATTAGACGAAGGAGGTGTATCAAATAACCTGAACCCAGAAAATATTCCCGATCATTTGCCAAATCCCCAAAACAATACATCTCTCTCTTTCGATCCTAGTGAGCCACAGTACTTtgctgaagaaaatatagGCACTAATGATGTTGACGCCCTTAGCCAAATTAATGGGAAGACGACCTtatttcaacaacagcatGCAGAAATCTTCATATTCAATTATGGTGTCGTTGTATTTTGGAATTTTACTGagattcaagaaaagaatatattagGCGATATTTCATTCTCGTCATTTAAAAATATGGTCATTAAACCATTAGATGAACAggatattgaaattgaaagttttcattttgaatatgATATGGAAACTGAAAGACCACGAATCTTCAATGATATAATAACCCTCAGATCTGGTGATCATTTGACGGCTTTGACTTTATCACATGCTATTGCACAATCAGTTAAGCTCTCTCGATTTGAAGCACGTATTGTTCCAATATTTGGTTCTGTTTCTAAATTACCAAAGAGGTTAGCATTGTTTGGTACATTGGGTCTTAAAAGAGAACAATTGCTAAAGAAATCAGGtaaacttttcaaactACGGGTAGATGTAAATTTGTCATCAAGTGTTCTTGATACTCCGGAATTCTTCTGGTCTTTTGAACCTAGTTTGCACTCATTATACGCGGCTATGAGAGAGTACCTTGAAATTGATCCTCGTGTACAAGTTTTAAATGATAGATGCAAAgtatttcttgaatttttcgACATATGTGTTGACTCAATTGCTGAAAGAAATATGGCACGAATCACATGGTGGTTTATCGCTGTAATTTTTACGAGCGTGTTAATTTCTATCGTAGAGATTTTGGTACGctatttcattattaaGAAACATACTAGTATATAA
- the GUS1 gene encoding glutamate--tRNA ligase GUS1: MSVSLVIGAKAPVVAYPELIAARLVNASHQNAIDISFVEDKKAPAASFQGKTENVLAEIAAAYPEVLKNVAGFEEWVEFGANQLVIKNFQQLASSLEKLDAHLNLRTYILNTVELTLADIAVWGYLRSNGMVGSIIKNKVYINVSRWYSTLESIPEFGQAHEFLTKSLQEMKKAANVNKKKETHKANFEIDLPDAKIGEVVTRFPPEPSGYLHIGHAKAALLNQYFAQAYKGKLIIRFDDTNPSKEKEEFQDSILEDLELLGIKGDRITYSSDYFQEMYDYCVQMIKDGKAYCDDTPTERMREERSEGIPSCRRERSVEENLKIFTEEMKNGTEEGLKNCVRAKIDYQALNKALRDPVIYRCNLTPHHRTGTAWKIYPTYDFCVPIVDSLEGVTHALRTIEYRDRNPQYEWMLNALNLRKVHIWDFARVNFVRTLLSKRKLQWLVDKDIVSNWDDPRFPTVRGVRRRGMTIEGLRNFVLSQGPSRNVINLEWNLIWSFNKKVIDPIAPRHTAIVSPVKLHLEGSEVPQTPKIEMKLKHKKNPDVGEKKVIYYKDILIDEEDAKLLSEGEEVTLMDWGNAIITKKNEDGSLVAKLHLEGDFKKTKFKLTWLADTDDKVEADLVDFDHLISKDKLEEGDNFEDFLTPKTEFHTRAIADLNVKDMKVGDIIQFERKGYYRLDSLPKDGKPYVFFTIPDGKSVNKYGAKK; the protein is encoded by the coding sequence ATGTCTGTTTCGCTAGTTATTGGTGCTAAGGCACCAGTTGTCGCTTATCCAGAGTTGATTGCAGCTCGTTTGGTTAATGCTTCTCATCAAAACGCCATTGATATCTCTTTTGTTGAGGATAAGAAAGCCCCAGCTGCCTCTTTCCAAGGCAAAACTGAAAATGTTTTAGCCGAGATTGCTGCTGCATATCCAgaagtgttgaagaatgtGGCTGGTTTCGAAGAATGGGTCGAATTTGGTGCCAACCAGCTTGTAATTAAGAACTTCCAACAACTTGCCTCATCACTTGAAAAGTTGGACGCCCACTTAAATTTGAGAACCTACATTTTGAACACTGTTGAACTAACTTTGGCTGATATTGCTGTCTGGGGTTACTTGAGATCAAACGGTATGGTGGGCTCTATCATCAAGAATAAAGTCTACATCAATGTTTCTCGTTGGTACTCAACCTTGGAATCCATCCCAGAGTTTGGCCAAGCTCATGAATTTTTGACCAAATCTTTGcaagaaatgaagaaagCTGCTAATgtaaacaagaagaaagaaacacaCAAGGCCAACTTTGAAATCGATTTACCTGATGCCAAGATTGGCGAAGTCGTTACGCGTTTCCCACCTGAACCATCTGGATACCTACACATCGGACATGCCAAGGCTGCTTTGTTGAATCAATACTTCGCTCAAGCTTACAAAGGTAAATTGATTATTAGATTTGATGACACAAATCCTtcgaaagaaaaggaagaattcCAGGACTCTATTTTAGAGGATTTGGAATTATTGGGCATCAAGGGTGACAGAATTACTTACTCTTCTGACTACTTCCAAGAAATGTATGATTACTGTGTTCAAATGATCAAGGATGGTAAGGCATATTGTGATGATACTCCAACCGAAAGAATGAGAGAGGAACGTTCTGAAGGTATTCCATCTtgcagaagagaaagatcagttgaagaaaacttgaagattTTCACggaagaaatgaagaacGGAACCGAAGAAGGCTTGAAGAACTGTGTTCGTGCTAAGATCGACTATCAAGCTTTAAACAAGGCTCTAAGAGATCCAGTTATTTACAGATGCAACTTGACTCCTCACCATAGAACTGGAACTGCTTGGAAGATTTATCCAACTTATGATTTCTGTGTTCCTATTGTCGACTCTTTGGAAGGTGTTACCCATGCATTGCGTACAATTGAGTACAGAGACCGTAACCCACAATACGAGTGGATGCTAAACGCTCTTAACCTAAGAAAGGTCCATATCTGGGATTTCGCTCGTGTTAACTTCGTCAGAACCTTGCTATCAAAGAGAAAGTTGCAATGGTTGGTTGACAAGGATATTGTTTCCAACTGGGACGATCCAAGATTCCCAACTGTAAGAGGtgtaagaagaagaggtatGACTATTGAGGGCCTAAGAAACTTTGTTTTGTCTCAAGGTCCATCTAGAAATGTTATCAATTTAGAATGGAACCTCATTTGGTCTTTTAACAAGAAGGTTATTGACCCAATCGCTCCAAGACACACTGCTATTGTTTCACCAGTTAAGTTGCACTTGGAAGGTAGCGAAGTTCCTCAAACTCCaaaaattgaaatgaaattgaaacatAAGAAGAATCCAGATGttggtgaaaagaaggttatATATTACAAGGATATTCTCATCGACGAAGAAGACGCTAAGTTGCTTTCTGAAGGGGAAGAAGTTACTTTGATGGACTGGGGTAATGCTATtattacaaagaaaaatgaagatggaTCTTTGGTTGCAAAGCTACACTTGGAAGGtgatttcaaaaagacCAAATTTAAGTTAACCTGGTTAGCCGATACCGATGATAAGGTCGAAGCTGATCTTGTCGACTTTGACCACTTGATTTCCAAAGACAAGTTGGAAGAAGGTGACAACTTTGAGGATTTCTTGACTCCAAAGACCGAATTTCACACCAGGGCTATTGCCGACTTGAATGTCAAGGATATGAAGGTTGGTGATATTATTcaatttgaaagaaagggTTACTACAGATTGGATTCCTTACCAAAGGATGGAAAGCCTTACGTATTCTTCACCATTCCAGATGGTAAGTCTGTTAACAAATATGGTGCTAAGAAATAA
- the ATG32 gene encoding mitophagy protein ATG32, with protein sequence MSAGWNNAPNVEKNVFSAQDVRRSDSGASTSSAQRRSILDPHESVMDLLNRQQNGMSNPRGMQLEPGLLDELNQDIRHLTDSWQAIDSDEYSFLRANTNIQNNRGSLPDTTTQDIFANAELNLQFGGVLSSDTSEEETEMMNAPSPNITSSQQFNHVSSSTSYGEQVHQYTTSEYNVNKKGKKTAMNNQVSSSVANTDDETIMVNLGQSWTSSFFVMPKLSLSQSMKRFKILLLSDGDSAKSFYNRLSRYHQMMFDVRKLDEVSKEESQKYTAFMVIFSDAKKVNSTLNRIWSKYGTFTLIPICQKGQKQSVTEFVRSYAALNRVKLMSYPVVISDHYEIHGLLRHLHSLYVEVDSDYDTDIPKKSKAKKNSKKKAASYFTRKWWFWPISIAIGVGIGCCMTLYFGKYDVAVNRPPIDILQVSDNDVDKLVEMVEGSSNYAIEDTSPQTIPEFAKQVCKLVKETALQFNDLLKQFLSSHVMTFGWAQSIGKDLIQSDPSNVVTKATALDLILF encoded by the coding sequence ATGTCTGCTGGCTGGAATAATGCTCCTAATGTAGAAAAGAATGTGTTTAGTGCCCAGGATGTGAGAAGGAGTGATAGTGGTGCTAGTACCAGTAGTGCTCAGCGGCGAAGTATCCTTGACCCCCACGAATCTGTCATGGATTTATTGAATAGACAGCAAAATGGTATGTCAAATCCGAGAGGGATGCAATTAGAACCTGGACTACTCGATGAACTTAATCAAGACATTAGGCATCTGACAGATTCATGGCAGGCCATTGATAGCGATGAGTACTCCTTTTTGCGCGCAAACAcgaatattcaaaataacAGAGGTTCCCTCCCTGATACAACTACCCAAGACATATTTGCAAATGCGGAACTGAACTTGCAATTCGGTGGTGTGTTGTCTTCAGACACCtcggaagaagaaacagaaatgATGAATGCTCCATCTCCTAATATAACCAGCTCTCAACAGTTCAACCATGTGTCTTCGTCTACGAGTTATGGAGAGCAAGTACATCAATACACTACAAGTGAGTACAATGTTAATAaaaaaggcaaaaaaaCAGCTATGAATAATCAAGTTTCGTCCTCCGTTGCAAATActgatgatgaaacaaTTATGGTAAATCTTGGACAATCGTGGACTAGTAGCTTTTTCGTTATGCCAAAATTATCACTATCGCAGTCTATGAAACGGTTTAAAATTTTACTTCTTAGCGATGGTGACTCTGCCAAAAGTTTTTATAACCGCCTTTCAAGGTACCACCAAATGATGTTTGATGTGCGCAAGCTCGATGAAGtctcaaaagaagagtCTCAAAAGTATACTGCCTTTATGGTTATTTTCTCTGACGCCAAAAAGGTAAATTCAACATTGAACCGTATTTGGTCAAAATATGGTACCTTTACACTTATTCCAATCTGTCAAAAGGGTCAAAAACAAAGTGTCACGGAATTTGTTAGATCCTATGCAGCTTTGAACAGAGTAAAGTTAATGTCTTACCCAGTTGTTATATCAGACCATTATGAAATCCATGGATTGTTAAGACATTTACATTCATTATACGTTGAGGTGGATTCAGATTATGACACTgatattccaaagaaatctaaagcaaaaaagaattctaagaagaaggcagCCTCTTATTTTACTAGAAAGTGGTGGTTCTGGCCAATATCTATTGCTATTGGTGTTGGTATAGGCTGCTGTATGACTTTGTATTTCGGAAAGTATGACGTCGCTGTAAATCGCCCTCCTATCGATATCCTGCAAGTTTCAGATAACGATGTTGATAAACTTGTCGAAATGGTTGAAGGCAGTTCAAATTATGCAATAGAAGATACATCACCGCAAACAATTCCTGAATTCGCTAAACAAGTCTGTAAATTGGTGAAAGAAACAGCCTTGCAATTTAATGATCTCTTAAAGcagtttctttcttctcatGTGATGACATTTGGATGGGCACAGTCAATTGGGAAAGACTTGATTCAATCAGATCCTTCAAATGTTGTAACGAAAGCTACTGCGTTGGATTTAATTCTGTTTTAG